Proteins from one Equus quagga isolate Etosha38 unplaced genomic scaffold, UCLA_HA_Equagga_1.0 HiC_scaffold_10734_RagTag, whole genome shotgun sequence genomic window:
- the LOC124231878 gene encoding 39S ribosomal protein L15, mitochondrial-like has translation MKTSAANLQKKKRQSNTDKKDDRGGGEEVEDVAEATDKGEGQRGTRPRLGFEGGQTPFYIRIPKYGFNEGHSFRRQYQPLSLNRLQYLIDLGRVDPTQPIDLTQLVNGRGVTIQPYKRDYGVQLVEEGADTFKAKVTIEVQLASELAIAAIEESGGVVTTAFCDPRSLEILCKPVPFFLR, from the exons ATGAAGACATCCGCAGcgaatttacaaaaaaaaaaaaggcagagcaaCACCGACAA gaAAGACGACCGAGGGGGCGGAGAAGAGGTAGAAGATGTGGCAGAGGCGACAGATAAaggagaaggacagagaggaacCCGGCCCCGACTGGGCTTTGAGGGAGGCCAGACTCCATTTTACATACGAATCCCAAAATACGGGTTTAATGAAGGACATAG CTTCAGACGCCAGTATCAGCCTTTGAGTCTCAACAGGCTGCAGTATCTTATTGATTTGGGTCGAGTTGATCCTACTCAGCCTATTGACTTAACCCAGCTTGTCAATGGGAGAGGTGTGACCATCCAGCCATATAAAAGGGATTATGGTGTCCAGCTGGTAGAGGAG GGTGCTGATACCTTTAAGGCGAAAGTTACTATTGAAGTACAGTTGGCTTCAGAACTAGCCATTGCTGCAATCGAAGAGAGTGGTGGTGTCGTTACTACAGCCTTCTGTGATCCCAGAAGTCTGG aaattctGTGCAAACCTGTTCCATTCTTTCTGCGT